Within Malus domestica chromosome 04, GDT2T_hap1, the genomic segment CCAGCGACTCCCACCGGGATCTGCACATACCCCACCGAATTCTCACAGCACTGTCCCAGCATCGACTGATAATCGAAGCCCTCCAGCGGCAGACCCTCCAGCGAACGACCCGTCGTTTTCTGCATCGCCTCGCGCCGGATCGCCGCGGCTCGTTTGCAGTCCCCGAGCTTTGATTCGAGCTCGTAAGACGCTGTCATTCCGGACAACACGGACTCGACGATCTCCTCGTCTTCTTTAGAGATTAGCTGCTCGTCCTTCTTCTGCTGAGGCGGACGCGGCGGCGGCGATTCGGGAAGGGGAGTTGCGGATGAACTCGGAAATGAAGACGAGGGAGTGGTTGGGCCGATGAACTCGTCGTTGAGGACGGAGGAGTTAATCTCGATCTCGACGAGGGTGATGGCGACGGTGGGGGCCTCGGCAATCATGACGCGGCGAAGCGCGTTGGCGATGCTGGCGTCAGTGTCGCGGAGCTCAAACTTCACGTAGTCGTCACGCATTTCGAAGATTTTGACGCGCGGGAGCCTTTGGTACGATTTGCCTTCCATTCTCACTCGTCAGACTGtccgagggagagagagaagagagctgGGCTTGGATTTGGGCCAGTGGTATCCGGCTGCCCATGGCATTTGGTGAGCTTGTGTGAGAGCTGGACCTAGGCCcgctatataaaaatatatattatatataatttttgtttttttttttttttttttttttttttttttttttttttgtaaatacataataacatatgtattcattttttccttttttgtaataaaattgactctatttaataaaacacttttttttttttttttgatgtgactgaactcgaaaaattgaacattcgagctgcctacgtacccctccaaagaagagatcaagtcgtaacgtagttcaaaacatacatattttttggtattttctttttgtgccgtttgcagttttaactcatgcaggcaaggagtgttggtgtcgtttgcagtttcatctcgtgcagacaaggagcatttggtaccgtgttgcagtttcagctcgtgcaggcaaggagcgttggtgttgttcgcagtttcaactcgtgcagacaaggagcatgtgtgccatgcagtttcagctcgtgcagacaaggagcgttggtgttgccttttatgctcgtgcagaccaggagcttagtgctatgcagtttaggctcgtgcaggcgaggagcctcgtgtcctacagtttaggctcgtgcggacaaggagctttgtgccatgcagtttagactcgtgcgggcaAGGAGAATggtgaattttgtcaagcaatccgggagagttgttcctcgcaatcttcatagcaaggagccttgaccgcgtgtttgaagaagtcttcaggaaagaaatcacgcattgtgatggggatggacgatccatgtgtcgaaatttcatcatcttcaacacgttcatgttgctttgaaggttgacaagagctgctttgccccctttccgattggcggacatGTGGAgaagacgtatgcttcttgtgccatttcttaggagtgacttgagtccatccttcaattttgcttgtcttggaggatgcccccagcggttgaggtgaaaactttgagtcggaagagccagaagtgaaggtggtatagtttgacttcgccacttcgtcaagatctagctcgatgattcctttctgagccagcttcatgatgagatctttcagcacgaaacatttttctgtcggatgactgatgaagcggtggaatttacagtaccttggactgtcggtgcgattcatctcttctggccgtttgcactcaggcaaaccaatcaccttcttttccagcaagtcttctaacatggcaaccacatcagagtcggggaatggataagtcttctcctcaagctccttcaaagtgcgtctacgcatctcttgatcacgaaaagcttcggtttgaatcgccttgcctcgtgtggatattTTGACAGGAGATGTGTTGAcagtcatcgcttccttggtgggtttccatgcagccttttccacctttgtcccaagaactttgtcgttcttgtagtcggcgatcggttctttcttcccatgatgggcgatgctcaactccatgtcatgggcgcgagtagccaattcctcgaaggtccgcggtttaatgccttgaaggatgtattgcaaaccccattgcatgccttggatgcacatctcgattgaagaggtttccgagagcctgtctttacagtcgaggcttagagtgcgccatctgttgatgtagtcaatgactggctcgtccttccactgctttgtgctcgttagctctagcatgctcacagtgcggcgggtgctatagaagcggttgaggaattcccgctctaattgctcccaactgttgatggactcgggctctaggtccgtgtaccactcaaaggcatttcctttcagcgagcgcacaaactgcttggcgaggtagtctccctccgtccccgtgttgttgcaagtttcgacgaaatgtgcaacgtgctgctttgggtttccttttccatcaaactgcatgaactttggtggttgataaccccttggcatccttagggcctcaatcttcttggaatagggcttcgagtagaacaatgaggtatgtgagctcccttcgtactgtgccttgatggtgttggtgatcatctcctgcagctgctggatagaaagagatcccatgagtgccgctacttggtctggctccggcttcccatcgattttcttcaccgggggttcttcgtctccacCAGTTcctctctttagtggatcatcctctgggtcgggtttatcgccgtcctgcacctccagtcggttgactagtgctgcaatctgcaagtctttttcttccacagttcgggttagccttgcgattgcttcattcatttgagctagctgctcatcgattgaagttgctccaatggtcatgacttgcatggctaaactgtcgcttgaatcggcatcggagagcatggattcggagtatttccttgggctttccccccttggtgcccttagtgaggctaaggtgatcaaaggctcgtgccttgggtgcttttgttcccttggcagagttgatgcagatgtgaaagaggcggcagaagtagctcttgccatgcttcgagtcgtgatgcccaaagtgacaccagttacgacgaggacgcttttgttctttgcgccggttgcgggaacagtttgagccttccttgatgccattaattttggaagtgcgcttgaatttcttgaacggagaaagagatgagaggcagagattgtcccaccgagcgtgccaatttgtgaacaaggaaaattcctgaaacgaaagagacaagaacaacgtgcacaaacaaatatttgtatttgatgatgattttgggttacaatctctctctaatttgatcctctgattcgatctccgtaaggtgtgtatttgtggatgtgtgattgatccaaagggccgttgggcttgatctaaggatgaacgttcttcaagggccgtggacttgatcttgaaggtggatttgagcggatcttcaaaggggcttttgggcttgatctttgaagaacagtgatgaacggatctccaagggcttttgggcttgatcttgaagaacagtgatgaacggatcttcaagggcttttgggcttgatcttgaagaacggttggatgtgtggatttgtcgacgttgttgatccaaagggccgttggggcttgatcttggatgaacggatgatgaacgatggtgctttcttcaagggccgtcggggcttgatcttgaattggtggatgattgttgatccaaagggccgttggggcttgatcttggaagaacgatgaacgaagaacgaagaacgctttcttcaagggccttcggggcttgatctcgaaggtggatgattgttgatccaagggccgtcgaggcttggtcttggaagaacgatgaacgaagaacgaagaacactttcttgattcttcgggaacctggatgcttgagagcttcggagtttcagagcttcagagcttcaaggtgtaatatgaattggttttccTAAATGAAtaaaatgggcttgtatttatagaattttccaaggcctaattttgaatataatattccagatgaaataagtcgtttctgccaggtgttgacacgtgtcatatttgatgacttttccaactcatttcaatttttgttgagtcacacgtcacgtgtaaaatttatgtaatacatgagcgttgacactttaatttatcggtcaacatttatttaccgaaatttcgatgtctacacttacattaaaaaatgggtacattttacataaaaaatggtacttacaaaaacaaaattggtatattttacatataacaaagtggaaCATTTTTAAAGACAAATGGGTACATTATCAATAAATTATTGGTAcgaaaaaaaaggttaaaaaatgtgtaaaaataaaagtttgaaaaatatggacataaaaagaaattaacatatgtgtcacagcccgtcccgaataaCTAATTTTTCGTTGATGTGAAATGACAATTTCACCCTTGGACGTTAAAGTGCGTGGTGTGTGATTTGTTTTGAAATGGGATTAATTGAGTttccctaagtttttggaaccacTTAGGAACTAAGAAACCTTGGTTATGACTGAATATTGACTAGTTGTGAACCACACACATCACCtctccattctctctcttcttcccgtgctctctctcatttttcagactctctctctccttcttcttgtaCGGACAAACACCAAGGACCTCTCAAACCTCATTGATTGAGGAAGACaatggtaccattgtgttcgtgaagcCCAGACGAGTCAattggtacccatttcaggtaaggataccttcgaaaaccctagtttttcatAACCCTCGAtatgtgcactgttcatgcacacgtaattatggatgtttttgtgaatttgaagcttgtaggaagcttagtgaggtcccaaggatgCTCGAAGTGCTTCATTTAAAGGTTTTGGATGTCGGGATCGTGTGGAcgaagtttggccggttttcttggaattctccGGTGAGTTTCCGTGACTTTTAGAGCTTTAAATTAGTATCATtgtgttctacaagttaagagcttcattttggtataaaatacgtgaaaaatggtgcaaaaacgaGTGAGAAATGGGCAGTTGCAGGTCTGCCCAGAATCCGGTGCTGGTGACATAGTTCCGACGTCTGGAGGTTAAAGGTGATGCGTGTGAGGCCATGCCCTCCCCGGCGCGTgagccataaaaaaaaatttctaaaaatattacgatgttcgtgaggttgtgtagatcactgtggtatattcatatacccaaattgagcaatgtatgagaaattattagctagttttgcttatgtgctttaaaataacgtttttatagttaattcgcatataggtgaggcctatcccgaggacaagcgtatccacgggcgactcgggggttacgaccagTCGACATAtcatgagtgggcttttgttttcagtatatacttagaTACATGATATATTTCctagaaatgcattttttaaggaaagtatgcgttgaaataatatgccaaatgcttttataatttgattatgcatttcatggttgtatatatatatatatatatgtgtgtgtgtgtgtgtgtgtggtgctgtggaggcacaggtaagttcaggtaagttatgtttgattataggaatcatcgatgatatgatatgtgattgactaatgttgagctcataaaactgcacctagggtgtttgtgatttagccagagatgtgaagtacaggcctgtttatttacgtcatctctcgcactatatgctcatattggatccaacttaagtgcacagtcttgtcgtataaACCTTtattatggttccgactcgtaggtgactagcgatttatcgtccggctattatgagagagtaaaattgagcataactatattacacccaatattgtcgtacatacccctttttagtggtttcgacttatgtgcagtatattgccgtataggtcattgtagtgactccggctagattgacttttaagctatgaattcagccgtatagACCACCTTAGGGGTTccagctaacatatcatatttccatgaaatcattcttacctggattgtttactttgttatgatttcagatatatatctatgtatatgcttatatcttaatTCTGGGAAAATCTTACATGTTTTAccgcgaggggttagtatgttgataaatgaaatgattttgtaaaacatttgtttttgcccactcacgttttctgttttgtgcccctccaggttttaagtaagcttgctgttggtggcttgaggacgtcggcagttctgacttatccaaataatagtaggacattcctggtactgtataattagtatttgtcctactggactacaCCTAGacttttatgctctgattaggagtgtttactgttgtaactaactcctatcactttctgtttagtagtgcactctagtaatttggtttttaattattcgtatatttcttatctttattgcttccgcactatgcacatggctacatcactctcacgtgacggccagcatgccttgatctcggtcggggtgtgtcaatatgggtacaaactaaaactgaaaagaaattggtacaatttaaaaaaagggctgcaaattaaaatgggtacaaactaaatataaaaatatatgatacaaaatttagccataagtatatatatacacacacaatatcAAATGTAatgtttctaacactaaatgaatatatttagaaataaaatttaattattttgcatgtaaaatatttaattatggaaataattaatgatgtttatTAAAACCAatggaccttgatcaaaaattgaaaatgaataagattttaatcaatggagttgaAAAAAGagggatgtgaacctaatttacCCCTGCATCACATCTTAAGCACTGAATCTTACATTCAAAGAGAGTTTGAACCTTGGCAACAAAAGTCTTGAATACTGAATAGACATGACACTCCCCTACCCGAATACCTAGATGGAACCTTACATCGGGTCGTGATGGCCGACACTTCTAAGGTAACGTAAGCCAAAACATACGTAAAGGATGTGAAACTATAAGTTCAAGGTAAGGCCTACTAAAAATTTTGCATAGTCTGCCTTGAAAAGTGATTAAAACCAACATGCATAAAGCGTGGTTCACAATTGTTTAACAACAGCACGTCCCCGATCCCCGAAGGGTCACAACTAATGGGTCCCAAATCCTTCATTACAAGCATGTTCATAGTTCAAAACATAAGTAATAATGTGCATGCGGAAACTAAGGTATTCAATAGAAAATTTAAATGTTTTATCCTTGCGCAGATGGATTTACAACAAAGGTCGTACAATAAGGATTTGTCACTCTACATTTTCGGGAGTATATCTGAGCGACCTAGTAATCCTCGACGTCAGCTCGATCACCGTCGGGTCGTTCAACCGATAATGACCTGGCTAATCAGCCTCCCAAGGAACATTTATATGTGTCAGAATTCCAATTGGGCGAGGGAGTGCATCCCATGCCCGTTACATCATCATTTTACGGTCAAAATTGACCAAAAATTCAAAGGTCTCACATTACAAAAAATTCGTAAGTTGATGTATGACATTGTAATGTAGAAAAGGTAAATATGAGTTTGTTATGTGACCCAAAGTTAAAGTAGTAAATATAATTTACCCTTATCgtttaattttttcttgtcttcgatccccttataacaaaaaaacaaagataaaaatgGTACACCGTACACAGTAACAAGAAATAAAACATGGGACACAAATCTATATAAAAGTAACTAGATAGTGTGGTGATTCAATGATAgaaaaaccacattattgtgTCACATTGTAACTCACCTTTCTAGGaggtaatatttt encodes:
- the LOC139195306 gene encoding 3-hydroxy-3-methylglutaryl-coenzyme A reductase-like; this encodes MEGKSYQRLPRVKIFEMRDDYVKFELRDTDASIANALRRVMIAEAPTVAITLVEIEINSSVLNDEFIGPTTPSSSFPSSSATPLPESPPPRPPQQKKDEQLISKEDEEIVESVLSGMTASYELESKLGDCKRAAAIRREAMQKTTGRSLEGLPLEGFDYQSMLGQCCENSVGYVQIPVGVAGPLLLDGEEYMVPMATTEGCLVASTNRGFKAIYASEDAESVLFNDSMPQSFKLSPCDPGSLSQSLSLCKKKKNCFSLPASSRSEP